From Polaribacter butkevichii, a single genomic window includes:
- the rplR gene encoding 50S ribosomal protein L18, giving the protein MALSKLQRRARIKRRIRKIISGTATKPRLSVYRSNKEIYAQLVDDVNGVTLASVSSRNKEIQAGTKTEQAAAVGKTIADKAAKAGVETVAFDRNGYLYHGRVKVLADAAREAGLKF; this is encoded by the coding sequence ATGGCATTATCAAAGCTACAAAGAAGAGCTAGAATTAAGCGTAGAATTAGAAAGATTATTTCTGGTACTGCTACTAAACCAAGGTTATCGGTTTATAGAAGTAACAAAGAAATTTACGCTCAATTAGTAGACGATGTAAACGGAGTAACATTAGCTTCAGTTTCATCTAGAAATAAAGAAATACAAGCAGGTACAAAGACAGAGCAGGCTGCAGCAGTTGGTAAGACAATAGCTGATAAAGCTGCCAAAGCAGGAGTTGAAACGGTTGCTTTCGATAGAAACGGATATTTATATCACGGTAGAGTTAAAGTATTAGCAGACGCTGCAAGAGAAGCGGGTTTAAAATTTTAA